The following are encoded together in the Balaenoptera acutorostrata chromosome 9, mBalAcu1.1, whole genome shotgun sequence genome:
- the SPTY2D1 gene encoding protein SPT2 homolog isoform X2 has protein sequence MAKRTKDNFHGYNGIPVEEKSKKRQAMQTHTSQGTDQEFEMEEEDEFLEYNQAESEQEYEEEQELPKAESKPKVPLKSAPPLMNFNDLLRLAEKKQYEPVEIKVVKKTEERPMTAEELREREFLEQKRRKRKPETDARLPPTRKVPSQKESVGTKLSKGSGDTHPSSKGTPLPYAEKKSRPSTANEKHLRLSSSKSMPGERTKVVSGSCAQPLPCEGRDRPVFNGAGKPHSSTCSPSIPKTSAKGTPKSATEHKAKKSPHPSRSRPGPMVTPHDKAKSPGVRQPGSSSSSAPGRPSTGTARPTVSSGPVPRRQNGSSNSGPERSVSGTRKPTSDLNPPGRTVSGTSGLGRPAGSSGCSERPTSGSGGSGRPVGSSGGLGRPMGSSGGPGWPVGSSGGLGRPMGSSGGPGRPVGSSGGLGRPMGSSGGPGRPVSSPHDLRRPVSGSGAPRRSVNGPGRSVVPAGRTVSSSGPGRPVSSFAPGRTVSTSGPSLKPKCTVVSETISSKNIISRSSNGQMNGMKPSLSGYRSAQGPQRLPSPGSYKRQREDEEEEDDDEYDSEMEDFIEDEGEPQEEISKHIREIFGYDRKKYKDESDYALRYMESSWKEQQKEEAKSLRLGMQEDLDEMRREEEEMKRRKAKKLKKR, from the exons ATGGCCAAGAGGACAAAGGATAATTTCCATGGTTACAATGGGATTCCTGTTGAGGAGAAGTCAAAGAAGAGGCAGGCAATGCAAACACACACTAGCCAGGGAACAGACCAAGAGTTTGAGATGGAAGAAGAGGATGAATTCTTAGAATACAATCAAGCAGAGTCAGAGCAAGAGTATGAGGAAGAGCAAGAACTTCCCAAAGCTGAAAGCAAGCCAAAGGTCCCCCTTAAAAGTGCCCCACCACTCATGAACTTCAATGATCTACTCAGGCTGGCCGAGAAAAAGCAGTACGAACCGGTGGAGATAAAGGTAGTGAAGAAGACAGAAGAGCGGCCTATGACTGCAGAAGAACTTAGGGAGCGAGAATTCCTTGAACAAAAGCGGAGGAAAAGGAAACCTGAGACAGATGCAAGATTACCACCAACCAGAAAAGTACCCTCTCAGAAAGAAAGTGTGGGCACAAAACTTAGCAAAGGTTCTGGAGACACGCATCCTTCTTCCAAGGGTACTCCCCTTCCTTATGCTGAGAAGAAATCCAGACCCAGCACAGCTAATGAGAAACACTTGCGTTTATCCTCATCCAAATCCATGCCAGGAGAAAGGACCAAAGTAGTATCTGGCAGTTGCGCCCAACCCTTGCCTTGTGAGGGCCGTGACAGACCTGTTTTCAATGGGGCTGGAAAGCCCCACTCCAGCACCTGTTCACCAAGTATCCCAAAGACTTCTGCTAAAGGGACTCCAAAATCTGCTACTGAGCACAAAGCCAAAAAATCTCCTCATCCTAGCCGTTCCAGGCCTGGACCCATGGTCACCCCACACGATAAGGCCAAGAGTCCAGGTGTCAGGCAGCCAGGCAGCAGCTCCAGCTCAGCCCCTGGGAGGCCTAGCACAGGGACTGCTCGGCCCACGGTTAGTTCTGGCCCCGTGCCCAGGCGCCAGAATGGCAGCTCCAACTCAGGACCCGAGCGATCAGTCAGTGGGACCAGGAAGCCAACCAGTGACTTAAATCCCCCAGGACGGACAGTCAGTGGTACAAGTGGCCTTGGTCGACCTGCAGGCAGCTCAGGTTGCTCTGAGCGACCTACCAGTGGCTCCGGTGGTTCTGGGCGGCCTGTGGGTAGCTCTGGTGGCCTTGGGCGGCCTATGGGCAGCTCTGGTGGCCCTGGGTGGCCTGTGGGCAGCTCTGGTGGCCTTGGGCGGCCTATGGGCAGCTCTGGTGGCCCTGGGCGGCCTGTGGGTAGCTCTGGTGGCCTTGGGCGGCCTATGGGCAGCTCTGGTGGCCCTGGGCGGCCTGTGAGCAGTCCACATGACCTTCGACGACCAGTGAGTGGCTCAGGGGCCCCTAGGCGGTCAGTCAATGGCCCTGGCCGATCAGTAGTTCCAGCTGGACGAACTGTCAGCAGTTCAGGCCCTGGTAGACCAGTGAGCAGCTTTGCACCTGGGCGGACAGTTAGTACCTCAGGTCCCTCTCTGAAGCCCAAATGCACTGTTGTCTCAGAAACGATTTCTTCCAAGAATATAATCAGCCGATCCAGcaatggacagatgaatggaatgAAGCCTTCCTTATCTGGCTACAGATCTGCCCAAG GTCCTCAAAGGCTTCCCTCCCCTGGTAGTTACAAAAGGCAGCGagaagatgaagaggaggaagatgatgATGAATATGACTCTGAAATGGAAGATTTTATTGAAGATGAAGGAGAACCTCAGGAAGAAATATCCAAGCACATTCGAGAGATCTTTGGCTATGACCGAAAAAA ATACAAAGATGAAAGCGATTATGCCTTACGTTACATGGAGAGTAGTTGGAAAGAGcagcagaaggaagaagcaaAGAG tTTAAGACTGGGTATGCAAGAAGATTTAGACGAAATGAGAcgtgaagaagaagaaatgaaacgtCGAAAGGCCAAGAAGCTGAAGAAGCGTTAG
- the SPTY2D1 gene encoding protein SPT2 homolog isoform X1 has protein sequence MDFREVLLIASKAQGVNNVPKRYSLAVGPPKKDPKVKGVQSAAVQAFLRRKEEELRRKALEEKRRKEELVKKRIELKHDKKARAMAKRTKDNFHGYNGIPVEEKSKKRQAMQTHTSQGTDQEFEMEEEDEFLEYNQAESEQEYEEEQELPKAESKPKVPLKSAPPLMNFNDLLRLAEKKQYEPVEIKVVKKTEERPMTAEELREREFLEQKRRKRKPETDARLPPTRKVPSQKESVGTKLSKGSGDTHPSSKGTPLPYAEKKSRPSTANEKHLRLSSSKSMPGERTKVVSGSCAQPLPCEGRDRPVFNGAGKPHSSTCSPSIPKTSAKGTPKSATEHKAKKSPHPSRSRPGPMVTPHDKAKSPGVRQPGSSSSSAPGRPSTGTARPTVSSGPVPRRQNGSSNSGPERSVSGTRKPTSDLNPPGRTVSGTSGLGRPAGSSGCSERPTSGSGGSGRPVGSSGGLGRPMGSSGGPGWPVGSSGGLGRPMGSSGGPGRPVGSSGGLGRPMGSSGGPGRPVSSPHDLRRPVSGSGAPRRSVNGPGRSVVPAGRTVSSSGPGRPVSSFAPGRTVSTSGPSLKPKCTVVSETISSKNIISRSSNGQMNGMKPSLSGYRSAQGPQRLPSPGSYKRQREDEEEEDDDEYDSEMEDFIEDEGEPQEEISKHIREIFGYDRKKYKDESDYALRYMESSWKEQQKEEAKSLRLGMQEDLDEMRREEEEMKRRKAKKLKKR, from the exons aaaagataCAGTTTGGCAGTGGGTCCtcccaaaaaagaccccaaagttaAGGGTGTCCAGTCGGCAGCTGTCCAGGCttttctcagaagaaaagaagaagagctCAGACGAAAAG CtttggaagagaaaaggagaaaagaagaattagTGAAAAAGCGAATTGAGCTAAAACATGACAAGAAAGCAAGAGCTATGGCCAAGAGGACAAAGGATAATTTCCATGGTTACAATGGGATTCCTGTTGAGGAGAAGTCAAAGAAGAGGCAGGCAATGCAAACACACACTAGCCAGGGAACAGACCAAGAGTTTGAGATGGAAGAAGAGGATGAATTCTTAGAATACAATCAAGCAGAGTCAGAGCAAGAGTATGAGGAAGAGCAAGAACTTCCCAAAGCTGAAAGCAAGCCAAAGGTCCCCCTTAAAAGTGCCCCACCACTCATGAACTTCAATGATCTACTCAGGCTGGCCGAGAAAAAGCAGTACGAACCGGTGGAGATAAAGGTAGTGAAGAAGACAGAAGAGCGGCCTATGACTGCAGAAGAACTTAGGGAGCGAGAATTCCTTGAACAAAAGCGGAGGAAAAGGAAACCTGAGACAGATGCAAGATTACCACCAACCAGAAAAGTACCCTCTCAGAAAGAAAGTGTGGGCACAAAACTTAGCAAAGGTTCTGGAGACACGCATCCTTCTTCCAAGGGTACTCCCCTTCCTTATGCTGAGAAGAAATCCAGACCCAGCACAGCTAATGAGAAACACTTGCGTTTATCCTCATCCAAATCCATGCCAGGAGAAAGGACCAAAGTAGTATCTGGCAGTTGCGCCCAACCCTTGCCTTGTGAGGGCCGTGACAGACCTGTTTTCAATGGGGCTGGAAAGCCCCACTCCAGCACCTGTTCACCAAGTATCCCAAAGACTTCTGCTAAAGGGACTCCAAAATCTGCTACTGAGCACAAAGCCAAAAAATCTCCTCATCCTAGCCGTTCCAGGCCTGGACCCATGGTCACCCCACACGATAAGGCCAAGAGTCCAGGTGTCAGGCAGCCAGGCAGCAGCTCCAGCTCAGCCCCTGGGAGGCCTAGCACAGGGACTGCTCGGCCCACGGTTAGTTCTGGCCCCGTGCCCAGGCGCCAGAATGGCAGCTCCAACTCAGGACCCGAGCGATCAGTCAGTGGGACCAGGAAGCCAACCAGTGACTTAAATCCCCCAGGACGGACAGTCAGTGGTACAAGTGGCCTTGGTCGACCTGCAGGCAGCTCAGGTTGCTCTGAGCGACCTACCAGTGGCTCCGGTGGTTCTGGGCGGCCTGTGGGTAGCTCTGGTGGCCTTGGGCGGCCTATGGGCAGCTCTGGTGGCCCTGGGTGGCCTGTGGGCAGCTCTGGTGGCCTTGGGCGGCCTATGGGCAGCTCTGGTGGCCCTGGGCGGCCTGTGGGTAGCTCTGGTGGCCTTGGGCGGCCTATGGGCAGCTCTGGTGGCCCTGGGCGGCCTGTGAGCAGTCCACATGACCTTCGACGACCAGTGAGTGGCTCAGGGGCCCCTAGGCGGTCAGTCAATGGCCCTGGCCGATCAGTAGTTCCAGCTGGACGAACTGTCAGCAGTTCAGGCCCTGGTAGACCAGTGAGCAGCTTTGCACCTGGGCGGACAGTTAGTACCTCAGGTCCCTCTCTGAAGCCCAAATGCACTGTTGTCTCAGAAACGATTTCTTCCAAGAATATAATCAGCCGATCCAGcaatggacagatgaatggaatgAAGCCTTCCTTATCTGGCTACAGATCTGCCCAAG GTCCTCAAAGGCTTCCCTCCCCTGGTAGTTACAAAAGGCAGCGagaagatgaagaggaggaagatgatgATGAATATGACTCTGAAATGGAAGATTTTATTGAAGATGAAGGAGAACCTCAGGAAGAAATATCCAAGCACATTCGAGAGATCTTTGGCTATGACCGAAAAAA ATACAAAGATGAAAGCGATTATGCCTTACGTTACATGGAGAGTAGTTGGAAAGAGcagcagaaggaagaagcaaAGAG tTTAAGACTGGGTATGCAAGAAGATTTAGACGAAATGAGAcgtgaagaagaagaaatgaaacgtCGAAAGGCCAAGAAGCTGAAGAAGCGTTAG